From a region of the Pongo abelii isolate AG06213 chromosome 9, NHGRI_mPonAbe1-v2.0_pri, whole genome shotgun sequence genome:
- the NRGN gene encoding neurogranin gives MDCCTENACSKPDDDILDIPLDDPGANAAAAKIQASFRGHMARKKIKSGERGRKGPGPGGPGGAGVARGGAGGGPSGD, from the exons ATGGACTGCTGCACC GAGAACGCCTGCTCCAAGCCGGACGACGACATTCTAGACATCCCGCTGGACGATCCCGGCGCCAACGCGGCCGCCGCCAAAATCCAGGCGAGTTTTCGGGGCCACATGGCGCGGAAGAAGATAAAGAGCGGAGAGCGCGGCCGGAAGGGCCCGGGCCCTGGGGGGCCTGGCGGAGCTGGGGTGGCCCGGGGAGGCGCGGGCGGCGGCCCCAGCGGAGACTAG
- the VSIG2 gene encoding V-set and immunoglobulin domain-containing protein 2, with translation MAELPGPVLCGALLGFLCLSGLAVEVKVPTEPLSTPLGKTAELTCTYSTSVGDSFALEWSFVQPGKPISESHPILYFTNGHLYPTGSKSKRVSLLQNPPTVGVATLKLTDVLPSDTGTYLCQVNNPPDFYTNGLGLINLTVLVPPSNPLCSQSGQTSVGGSTALRCSSSEGAPKPVYNWVRLGTFPTPSPGSMVQDEVSGQLILTNLSLTSSGTYCCVATNQMGSASCELTLSVTEPSQGRVAGALIGVLLGVLLLSVAAFCLIRFQKERGKKPKETYGGSDLREDAIAPGISEHTCMRADSSKGFLERPSSASTMTTTKSKLPMVV, from the exons ATGGCCGAGCTCCCGGGGCCCGTTCTCTGCGGGGCCCTGCTAGGCTTCCTGTGCCTGAGTG GGCTGGCCGTGGAAGTGAAGGTACCCACAGAGCCGCTGAGCACGCCCCTGGGGAAGACAGCCGAGCTGACCTGCACCTACAGCACGTCGGTGGGAGACAGTTTCGCCCTGGAGTGGAGCTTTGTGCAGCCTGGGAAGCCCATCTCTGAGTCCCATCCA ATCCTGTACTTCACCAATGGCCATCTGTATCCAACTGGTTCTAAGTCAAAGCGGGTCAGCCTGCTTCAGAACCCCCCCACAGTGGGCGTGGCCACACTGAAACTGACTGACGTCCTCCCCTCAGATACTGGAACCTACCTCTGCCAAGTCAACAACCCACCAGATTTCTACACCAATGGGTTGGGGCTAATCAACCTTACTGTGCTGG ttccccCCAGTAATCCCTTATGCAGTCAGAGTGGACAAACCTCTGTGGGAGGCTCTACTGCACTGAGATGCAGCTCTTCCGAGGGGGCTCCTAAGCCAGTGTACAACTGGGTGCGTCTTGGAACTTTTCCTACACCTTCTCCTGGCAGCATGGTTCAAG ATGAGGTGTCTGGCCAGCTCATTCTCACCAACCTCTCCCTGACCTCCTCGGGCACCTACTGCTGTGTGGCCACCAACCAGATGGGCAGTGCATCCTGTGAGCTGACCCTCTCTGTGACCG AACCCTCCCAAGGCCGAGTGGCCGGAGCTCTGATTGGGGTGCTCCTGGGCGTGCTGTTGCTGTCAGTTGCTGCGTTCTGCCTGATCAGGTTCCAGAAAGAGAGGGGGAAGAAGCCCAAGGAGACATATGGGGGTAGTGACCTCCG GGAGGATGCCATCGCTCCTGGGATCTCTGAGCACACTTGTATGAGGGCTGATTCTAGCAAGGGGTTCCTGGAAAGACCCTCGTCTGCCAGCACCATGACGACCACCAAGTCCAAGCTCCCTATGGTTGTGTGA
- the ESAM gene encoding endothelial cell-selective adhesion molecule: MISLPGPLVTNLLRFLFLGLSALAPPSRAQLQLHLPANRLQAVEGGEVVLPAWYTLHGEVSSAQPWEVPFVMWFFKHKEKEDQVLSYINGVTTSKPGVSLVYSMPSRNLSLRLEGLQEKDSGPYSCSVNVQDKQGKSRGYSIKTLELNVLVPPAPPSCRLQGMPRVGANVTLSCQSPRSKPAVQYQWDRQLPSFQTFFAPALDVIRGSLSLTNLSSSMAGVYVCKAHNEVGTAQCNVTLEVSTGPGAAVVAGAVVGTLVGLGLLAGLVLLYHRRGKALEEPANDIKEDAIAPRTLPWPKSSDTISKNGTLSSVTSARALRPPHGPPRPGALTPTPSLSSQALPSPRLPTTDGAHPQPISPIPGGVSSSGLSRMGAVPVMVPAQSQAGSLV, encoded by the exons ATGATTTCCCTCCCGGGGCCCCTGGTGACCAACTTGCTGCGGTTTTTGTTCCTGGGGCTGAGTGCCCTCG CGCCCCCCTCGCGGGCCCAGCTGCAACTGCACTTGCCCGCCAACCGGTTGCAGGCGGTGGAGGGAGGGGAAGTGGTGCTTCCAGCGTGGTACACCTTGCACGGGGAGGTGTCTTCAGCCCAGCCATGGGAGGTGCCCTTTGTGATGTGGTTcttcaaacacaaagaaaaggagGATCAG GTGTTGTCCTACATCAATGGGGTCACAACAAGCAAACCTGGAGTATCCTTGGTGTACTCTATGCCCTCCCGGAACCTGTCCCTGCGGCTGGAGGGTCTCCAGGAGAAAGACTCTGGCCCCTACAGCTGCTCCGTGAATGTGCAAGACAAACAAGGCAAATCTAGGGGCTACAGCATCAAAACCTTAGAACTCAATGTACTGG TTCCTCCAGCTCCTCCATCCTGCCGTCTCCAGGGTATGCCCCGTGTGGGGGCAAACGTGACCCTGAGCTGCCAGTCTCCAAGGAGTAAGCCCGCTGTCCAATACCAGTGGGATCGGCAGCTTCCATCCTTCCAGACTTTCTTTGCACCAGCATTAG ATGTCATCCGTGGGTCTTTAAGCCTCACCAACCTTTCCTCTTCCATGGCTGGAGTCTATGTCTGCAAGGCCCACAATGAGGTGGGCACTGCCCAGTGTAATGTGACCCTGGAAGTGAGCACAG GGCCTGGAGCTGCGGTGGTTGCTGGAGCTGTTGTGGGTACCCTGGTTGGACTGGGGTTGCTGGCTGGGCTGGTCCTCTTGTACCACCGCCGGGGCAAGGCCCTGGAGGAGCCAGCCAATGATATCAA GGAGGATGCCATTGCTCCCCGGACCCTGCCCTGGCCCAAGAGCTCAGACACAATCTCCAAGAATGGGACCCTTTCCTCTGTCACCTCTGCACGAGCCCTCCGGCCACCCCATGGCCCCCCCAGGCCTGGTGCATTGACCCCCACGCCCAGTCTCTccagccaggccctgccctcaCCAAGACTGCCCACGACAGATGGGGCCCACCCTCAACCAATATCCCCCATCCCTGGTGGGGTTTCTTCCTCTGGCTTGAGCCGCATGGGTGCTGTGCCTGTGATGGTGCCTGCCCAGAGTCAAGCTGGCTCTCTGGTGTGA
- the MSANTD2 gene encoding myb/SANT-like DNA-binding domain-containing protein 2 isoform X3: MEDYSQEDWGNHSQDLHGYPTDQELDEIPVTKRTLKIKQESSEEAQKRDIMQNIVQILESVQLKWELFQSWTDFSRLHLSNKLAIFGIGYNTRWKEDIRYHYAEISSQVPLGKRLREYFNSEKPEGRIIMTRVQKMNWKNVYYKFLEITISEARCLELHMEIEWIPIAHSKPTGGNVVQYLLPGGIPKSPGLYAIGYEECIERPLSPHMEQRSLDPGKEGRVDLETLSAQASLQVEIEPTRIIYCYLGIAEVRTLQQCLFLHFQANTKTFSKDWVGINGFLSQNCIVDPGVSPKSIYIKFVEVERDFLSAGSLVECLEKAIGYPLKFNN, from the exons ATGGAGGACTATTCACAGGAGGACTGGGGAAACCACAGTCAGGATCTCCATGGCTATCCAACAGATCAGGAATTGG ATGAAATACCTGTCACaaagagaacattaaaaataaaacaagaatctTCTGAAGAAGCACA gAAGAGAGACATCATGCAGAATATTGTACAGATTTTGGAATCGGTACAGTTGAAATGGGAACTTTTTCAGAGCTGGACAGACTTTTCAAGGCTCCATCTTTCTAATAAACTGGCCATTTTTGGAATTGGTTATAACACCCGTTGGAAAGAGGATATCCGTTACCATTATGCTGAGATCAGCTCCCAGGTGCCCCTTGGCAAGCGACTTCGGGAGTACTTCAACTCTGAGAAGCCTGAAGGACGGATCATTATGACCCGAGTGCAGAAAATGAACTGGAAAAATGTTTACTACAAATTTTTAGAGATCACTATTAGCGAAGCTAGGTGCTTAGAGCTGcacatggaaattgaatggatACCCATTGCCCACTCCAAACCAACTGGTGGGAATGTTGTTCAATATTTATTGCCTGGGGGTATTCCTAAAAGCCCAGGCCTTTATGCCATTGGCTATGAAGAATGTATTGAGAGGCCCCTCTCACCACACATGGAGCAACGTTCCCTGGACCCAGGAAAAGAGGGCCGGGTTGACCTGGAAACCCTTTCAGCACAAGCCTCATTACAGGTGGAAATAGAACCCACCCGAATTATCTATTGCTACCTCGGGATTGCTGAGGTCAGGACTCTACAGCAGTgcttatttttgcatttccaagCGAATACCAAAACCTTCAGCAAAGATTGGGTTGGTATTAATGGGTTTTTATCTCAGAACTGTATTGTGGATCCCGGAGTTTCCCCCAAATCCATCTACATCAAATTTGTAGAAGTAGAGAGGGATTTTCTTTCCGCAGGCTCTTTAGTTGAGTGCCTGGAAAAAGCCATTGGATACCCCTTAAAATTTAACAACTGA